ATGTAGATTTACCCATTCGTTAGATTCAAGAAAAACCCTAACAGTAAACTTTAATGCAGAATAGTGAAGCTAACTTAGCTCTTCTTAAACATAGCTGAAAATCTACgtaacaatttaataaatattaaagtcCAACCTTCTGACtgactaaaatataattatcaagAATAACTTATGTTTCAGTTAACCATACATATAAAGATAGTATATTAGGGCAATAAAGAAGTTAACCATGCGAAACTTCATTTTTCTACACAATGCAAAACCATCAATCTTGAATGAATTAGATGGTGCGTAAAaccaataaaacaaacaatcacaCTCAACATAAAAGAGAATGTACAGCTTGCCTGTTACAATAAATGTATTTTCTAATAAACTGCTATATCACttattgaataatttgtttatacactAGGATTCGTATCCCTAAAACAATCCTTACTAAGATTCCTATCCCAAAGACGAACCCTAAATGACCGCTCACAGGGAGCAGAACCCCACCCACTAACTGGGCAGTGGCCATATAAGGAAGTGTTTGCCAACAACACTgaaatttgggtaaaaaatcTCGGTTGTTCATATGCTTCTTTACTAAAAAAGGTACTACTATTTCAGATATAGTTAAGTAACATAGTCTTGAAACCACAATTCAAACTTCATTCTCACTAAACAGCAGTAATATTATGGACTGACTAATCTCTAATTAAAACTGAGCACAAATTCACACAATTATATTGTAAACCAAACGCACAGACCACCTAAATCGACAAATAAATCTTAACCTTAATACAAGAAACATTACCACAACTAAACAGGAAGAAAGTGAGATCTTACTCTGTTCTGATCGATAACATCGACGATGACGACAAGCCTGCCATAGTCTTTACCGTAGTTGACGAGGGCGACCCTCCCGATCTCCACGTACCTCTTGAAAGGCTGAAATCACAAAACACAGAAAATTTGTCAGAAACAAAACTGCGTCGTTCAATTGTTCAACAAAGCAGGAGAAGGAGAGAGACGAACCATTTTGGGTATGTGCTTTGTGTCTGAGAGTTTAAGGAAGAAAATGCAAGAGGCGGAGATTCTCAGGGAAGAAACGAAAGCTAGGGTTAGTAACGACGCTGTTTTTATAAGGGTTCTGGGCTGTTGGGCCTAGGGCTTTCATTTTGATTTAAGTAGTGAGCCCACGGCCCAATTAATGGAAAAGAAAGTTAGGGCTGAATTGTCTGGGCTAGTTCAAATAATATCTAGTTGAAATTGATACGAATCCAAAAATAGGAATGGATCCGAGCTAGCTTTGAATTTTGACGGCTTCGACAAATTGAGCAAATTGAGCTCGATCAAGGATAACTCGACTCAACGCGGttgaattgttaaaaaattattggtatattcatgttttttgtttttttatgagTTTTCTTTGTTCatcgtaatttttttttatttttaattttcgaCAGTCATTTCTCTTCGTAGACGGCTTATTCTAAATTAGATCTAACCTCAAATTAGATCTTTCGGACCTTGGATTGACTTGGGTGAACTCCTTTTATAAAAGGAAAACAGGCTGAACAAGAATCTGATTCTGAAGGCCTCCATTTTCAGAATCGAATCAATCCTACACCAGCCAAACCCAACGCTATTTTAAATCCACActtattcaattttctttcttcttcaatctcttCGCATTTCGTTTCCCAACGTTTTATGTACGGATCTCTCACAATATTCCGTGTTTTTGTGACTTGTTTATAGATCTGATCCTATTTTTGATTGAAATCATCAGCTAACGATTCAGTTCTTTTTCTGATTAATTTTACTTGCAGTTAATTTACGAAGAAATGGAGGGAACAGTGTTTACTCCATCACTCGAAGGAATGAAGCATGTCAAATCTGAACAAGGGGAAATGCTCACCAAGCCTTTCTTGGATGTTTGCAAATTGATTTTGCCTGTTATAGGTGTTTCTTTATTACGCTTTTTCATCCTCTATTTGTTgctaattatgtgttatttttaaGCAGTTTTATGAGCTGATCTTATCGTTATGTTGAAGCTTGAAGCTTAACATTGTACATACTCTTAGTAAATGCTTATTTATTACCCATTGGATCTACATTGCTACATGTTCATAGTTTGCAGTAAGTGAAGCAGTTTGATTTTGTCTTTGTACTATGAAAGATGGGATTTTGTTCCTTTTACCAGTttgatttagtattatttatttattctcattGCATCTGCATTTTACCTTGTCATTTCATAGCTGCTACAAGTTCATGATTTGCGGTAAGTGTGGCAGTTTGACTTTGTCTGTGTACTAATTCATGTTAAAGATgggatttttttccttttaccggtttgatttagtattatttatttattcccaTTGCATCTGCATTTTACCTTGTCCTTTCATCGCTGCTACATGTTCATGATTTGCAGTAAGTGTGGCAGTTTGACTTTTTCTGTGTACTAATTCATGTTAAAAATgggatttttttccttttaccagtttgatttagtattatttatttattcccaTTGCATCTGCATTTTACCTTGCCCTTTCATAGCTGCTACGTGTTCATGATTTGCAGTAAGTGTGGCAGTTTGATTTTGTCTTTGTACTAATTCTTGTGAAAGATGATGGGTTTTGTTCCTTTCACCAGTTTCTATACTGTAATTTGCTTCCTGGGAGATGGATATTAACAAGTAAAGTTTTTGTTTTCAGATAAATTTGGAGCTGCCCTTTCCCTTGTAAAGTCTGATATTGGTGGTAATATAACAGTAAGATCTTTCTCTCATGCATCTTTCACTCATTTTTCACTGATATAGATTTTCATCAAGGTGTGTTTTTATGCCATTCAATATGTgtatattttgtaaaataatatgatgtaaCTTTTTTTATAGCTactatgattgaatatttcttaGGATATGGGTGGCCTTGCATGAATGTTTTCAAATGAAGAAATTGATGTGGGTTGTTTTGTAAAACTTACGCCTGCAAATAAAGTATAAAGTCATGTGTTGCAgttgatttatataattttgtactgATGTCTGTTTTGCTTTTAGAGGttggaaaataaatatctatCCAATCCCACTGAATTTGAGAAGTTGTACAGCCTAGTACAAGTAGAAGTTTCAGCTAAAACTGCCAAAGGATCATCTAGTTGTACCAATGGTCTTCTTTGGTTGACAAGGTACATATTGTATCCTGCAGATAAATCTTTTTTCCTGTACCATCTGTTGCTTTGTTGTTCATTGATAATttacttctttttcttgttttattctATAACCAAGGGAATCTTTTCATGGATAGATGAGGGTTTGATAATGTTGAGAGATGCCAGGGTTTAGGATTTGGAAAAAGCAATATGGAGGAAATAATAGAAACTCTTTCCTTTTTGCTTCTTTCATATGTGTTTGATTTCCTTTAGTTGAAGTATGTAGAAGAAAGTACTCGAAAATGAAATCTCTCCCTAGTCTGGTGTTCTGACCATGGTTTAAGtttgttaaaaatatacaaTGAAGTAAAGATGAAGAATGTGATAAGAAGTTGCTAGCACACTGCTCTCCCCCTCTATTGTTTATGTTAGGGAATCTTAGTTTCACTTTAGGATGGTATTGATAGAATTATGAGACTCCAGACTACTTTGCGTTTAATATGTTCTAGTAGCAGAGCTTCTTGAGAGTATCAATTATCTTTTCTATTCATGTTTACTTTTTTCTGATAATTCTTTAGAGCAATGGATTTCCTGGTGGAATTGTTTCGCAACTTACTTGCACATCCAGATTGGACAATGTCACAAGCTTGTACAGAATCCTATATTAAGACCCTGAAGAAATGGCATGGCTGGCTTGCAAGTTCAAGTTTCACTGTAATGCTCTTTATCTTGTCCATGGTGGATATAAATATATGCACTATTTTGCTTCACATTGCCCTAAGTTAGATTATTGAATTGAAGTCAAATTCTAATATTTGTGGTAGTTTAGTTCTTTCTCTTCAAGTCCACATTAGttcattttatttcatcaaTGGTGCTGATGTATTATTCTAGTAATTAAGGATCCAACATATTGTTGCACAGCCATAAACTAATAAACCTTGCTGTCCATTACTACCTACATGTAGTTTTACCCTTTGTTTTCCTTAAACTGGATGCATCTAAGAGTTGGAGGAAAATTTTGTATGATGATACTTCACTTGTGGAAGGCaatttattttgtaatcttactttatttttgtaatgatgaaaaaaattcctTAAGTCCGAGTCTCTTTTTTCTGTATGTAAGAACCAAGAAGCAAATGGTTATTTAATTATCTCCTATACTGTTAAAAGTTGTATGTGTTAAGTTAACAGATGAAAAGAGTTCTTGCTCTTTTGTGGGACCTCTCCTTGCTAATGCACAACAGTTCTAGAACGTTTGACTTCATACTGTACTACTACAGGTTGCTATGAAGCTTGCACCTGATAGGAAGAAGTTCATGGATGTGATACGTGGCTCTGGTGATGTAAATGCTGACATGGAGAAATTTTGTACTACTTTTTCTCCATTTCTTGAAGAGAACCACAAGTTTCTGGTAAGATTTTTCCAGGATCTGAACAACTTTGTCTGGAATCTACTGCTGTGAAatgttaaactttgaaaaatgtaataattttaactaacATGCAGCAGAAAATTAGGTGAATAAATCAACCTCAGGCTTTAGGTTGGATAATGTTCTCGATCATGCAGTTATATCTTCTTGATTGTGGGTTGTGACCCCTTGTCATGCCAAGTCTACTGAAAAATCTGTTTGCTGGCCTATATTAAGTCCCTGCCCTTGAAAATCTCACTAATGGGCTTATTGTTGAGAAATacaaattttccttttatttaggAAACCTTAGattgttactatttttttaGGGATTTAGTTGCGATTTTATTATTCAGTTTagattcttttattttgtttcctttttttattaggAAAATCAATCAAGTTAGTTTTTAGTTTCCATTGTATGTTCTGTTATTAATTGTATATAACTTGAGATTATTCCTAAAGAATAATGagattaatttatcatttaacttTTATCGTTTGTGAATAGAaggatataataataaaaaagttgtcaaacagtgaaattcaaatCTTGAGGTTATGTTTAAACTTTAGAGAAGCTGGAACACTCTTTCTGGGCTGTAAGAAACCTGAAAGTTGGGCTgacaaatattgatttttctatgGAGGGatattgttttactttttcCTGTACTGTGATTTCAGCATGGCTATGTcactttgaaatattttttgctGATGCAGGCTAGTGTTGGCATGGATGATCTGAAAGCTTCATGATAGAAGAATTCTCTGCTTCGCAGCTGTTGTTTATGTGTACCGTATTATGTTGTTACATCTTATTTCAGTTTCTAAACATCCAAACATGACCAAAAATAATTGATGACTTTGATCTATATAAGTTACAGTTAATACATGTTTGATTTCAGACTGGCacttatttttttgattttggGTAGTAATCTTGATGGGAATTTTCTCGTTCTAGGCTTAGCATTTGGCCTCCTTGAACTGGTTGATTCCTTTGTGGTTTTGGAGGGCCTTTTCGGTTTTAAAAGTCTTTTCAAAATGAGTTCCGCAGATGATTTATTCAGTGCTGCCATGAATTGGGCAAATGTTTTTCAGCGTGAGGCTTCTAAAATTACATtgctaaaaacaaagaaaaaagaaataaatcagCTTGAATTTATTGGAAAACACTTGAATAATCCAATATATTTCTTTTCGTATTTGTAGGAATTTCATTAGTTTGAAAATCCAAGTACAAGATTAGGAAAatatgttgaaaaaataaaaaaagagacaaaatcTAATGAATAACAATTGGCATTGCAGATATCCAGAATTAGCAAAATTGGggaaaaattagaatttttatagGGAAAGTCTGGGTTTAAGTTTCTatcatatttatgaaatattgatttatttgatacaataattattaagtatggtttgagtttatttattCAACCAATACGGTCAAGTTCttggttaacaaaaaaaaaaaaaattagcactGCAAATGAGCAGAACAAGTTAGTTTTGCCTTGGCATGTGCGGAGTTGGGTTTGGTTTTACGCCAAGTTCGATTGATTTCAATGCGATATTGATCAACTCTAGTTTAAATTTGGTATTAatgaacttttaaaaatttaaaatcttttattaaaaattttaaaatctcattcaatgatttttaatataaatgtaatttataaatatataaattataaagtttaattataacaaGTCAAACTTGTGATAAGATTGAATTTAAAGTTCTTATCttgagttcaaataaaaaaattttgagcttatcaaacttgagctttatataaacataatcaaTCTAAGTTTTAGCTTAACAATATTTATTTCGGTTCAATTATAATACTAGTAACTACAACCATAGAtgtataagatttatttttccatttgcttctttttctaattaaaaaaaaaatccattttaaATTACGGggcaaaaattattattcaatactATGCTTAGGTTAGGTTTCCATTgcaattgttttacaaataaaaagagTTTCCATGGGGAAAAACTCTTTTAGGAAGAGACAAAGGACTTATTCTGATTCAAAGATGGTTGTTTTCCCTAatattttactctttaattttaaaaaacttttttacctatttatagattattaagtctcttaattttaagggttaaattattatattatctataatattaaaaataagctaaaattttatctttattttttataaactctaaaaactaacaattttttctctagaccaagttttaaaaaaataatatttttccccttaaggtttagttttcattCTTCGATCTCATCATCAATGGCCTCTCCTTCTAGTGGTTTCTCTCTCTTCATCTCTTTCTCTGGCTGACATCATTCCAAGTTGGGAAGAAATAGTTTTTTGTCTTCTCAAAATAAGACAAGTAAGACAATCTTGttggagattgaaaactaaactgtATAggagaaatgttagtttttaaaacttaaccgAAGGGGAATTAtcagtttttagggtttaagagggaaaaagagataaaattttaaaactaacaaattcggttaattttaactatttatgggTAAGTAAAAAAgttcttcaaaattaaagagtgaaaacttagaataaatcttttgacatttaaaaaattgtaaattgtttATAAGCTTATATAAATGttggaaaattattttataccTAGTCATAATTCAGACCAACTTATAAGTTCATAACTAAAGTTAGATTTAATCTAAGTTactcaagtttgaattcaaacttgtaTCGaaacaaatcaagtttgagtaaAGTATAactcatttcaataaaataagtcaaatttaagtcaatttaagtgtttgagtttgaattggttagattgaatttaaaataaaattatttttaaactgaattaaaacaATATGTTTAAAATCGAATCATACCAGTTAGTTCACCCAATTCAATTGAACCAATCCACAATCTAATGCGATTTTCCTAAATAAATAGGTTGATTTAAGACTCAATTATAAACCTAATCAAAATTGATGAACTAGTCAAGACCTGAACAAagttttaaactattttttagcTTTTCTAACTTCCAGCAAGCAGTAGACATTAACTGCCTTCATGTGAACAGTGcaccatctctctctctctctctctcttgaatcatttgttttttaaatttttttacacatttttatccttttgtctgcgcatatatatataaaattaaaacttacatacaaacaaagatatatcattttatgatcgaatgattttaaattaaaaataaaataaaatctaaaaatataatattatatcattatttatatataattttttacttattatttatgtatatagtgtTACTTATATATTAATGCATtatatgaaagtttaaaaagtcaaaatttaaacttaaaattaaaatatacaactTAATACTTTAATTACCTTCACTTCTtcaattaaggataaaatttataattgatttttctctttatctatataattaaatatgaattatttgattaacatatttgaaattttttttcacttatttatttttt
Above is a genomic segment from Mangifera indica cultivar Alphonso chromosome 3, CATAS_Mindica_2.1, whole genome shotgun sequence containing:
- the LOC123210460 gene encoding glycolipid transfer protein 1-like → MEGTVFTPSLEGMKHVKSEQGEMLTKPFLDVCKLILPVIDKFGAALSLVKSDIGGNITRLENKYLSNPTEFEKLYSLVQVEVSAKTAKGSSSCTNGLLWLTRAMDFLVELFRNLLAHPDWTMSQACTESYIKTLKKWHGWLASSSFTVAMKLAPDRKKFMDVIRGSGDVNADMEKFCTTFSPFLEENHKFLASVGMDDLKAS